One genomic window of Bradyrhizobium sp. B124 includes the following:
- a CDS encoding branched-chain amino acid ABC transporter permease: protein MSGFDTIIEGVLLGGVYALFALGLSLIFGIMRLVNLAHGDLILLAAYLVLSATTALGLPLAAAALLVVVTMFVLGFVLQRLVLERVLGDDILPPLLVTFGLSIVIQNALLLGYGADSRRLQAGAFESSSVTLAPGLSIGLAPLTALVTAIAAVALLQLIFYRTSLGRAFRATADNPAIAQLMGVNERNVYAIAVGLSLAVSVIAAVVFGIRASFDPSIGPARLLYAFEAVIIGGLGSLWGTLAGGIVLGLAQAIGGRINPEWQILAGHLTFLAVLMVRPRGLFPARRT from the coding sequence ATGAGCGGGTTCGACACCATCATCGAGGGCGTGCTGCTCGGCGGCGTCTATGCGCTGTTCGCGCTCGGTCTGTCGCTGATCTTCGGCATCATGCGTCTGGTCAATCTGGCGCATGGCGATCTGATCCTGCTCGCGGCCTATCTGGTGCTCAGCGCGACCACGGCGCTCGGCCTGCCGCTTGCGGCCGCAGCCCTCTTGGTCGTCGTGACGATGTTCGTGCTCGGTTTCGTGCTGCAGCGGCTGGTGCTGGAGCGCGTGCTCGGCGACGACATCCTGCCGCCACTGCTGGTCACCTTCGGCCTGTCGATCGTGATCCAGAACGCCCTGCTGCTCGGCTACGGCGCCGACAGCCGCCGGCTGCAGGCCGGCGCGTTCGAATCCTCGTCGGTGACGCTGGCACCCGGCCTGAGCATCGGGCTGGCGCCGCTGACCGCGCTGGTGACGGCGATCGCCGCCGTCGCGCTGCTGCAACTCATCTTCTATCGCACCTCGCTCGGCCGCGCCTTCCGCGCCACCGCCGACAATCCCGCGATCGCGCAATTGATGGGCGTCAACGAGCGCAATGTCTATGCGATCGCGGTCGGGCTCTCGCTCGCGGTGTCGGTGATCGCGGCTGTCGTGTTCGGCATCCGCGCCAGCTTCGATCCGTCGATCGGCCCGGCGCGGCTGCTCTATGCGTTCGAGGCCGTGATCATCGGCGGTCTCGGCAGCCTGTGGGGAACGCTGGCGGGCGGCATCGTGCTCGGGCTCGCCCAGGCGATCGGGGGGCGGATCAATCCGGAGTGGCAGATCCTGGCCGGCCATCTCACCTTCCTTGCCGTGCTGATGGTGCGGCCGCGTGGGCTCTTCCCGGCGAGGCGGACATGA
- a CDS encoding branched-chain amino acid ABC transporter permease — protein sequence MSVESIDIPASQEECAVEAPVWQVRVGTRLSRGAAVAGIVLVVVLAALPAIASRNLIQDLIFVLTMLTLAQLWNVLAGWGGLVSVGQQAFVGLGAYALFAGIVMAGLDPVAAIPLAGLFAALIAAVLGPLLFRLEGPYFAIGSWVAAEALRLICAQFKSLGGGTGMSISPGELSQMVGLKPVQALLGLRPAAARDVLVYWLALLLAVLVTLGIYAFIRSRHGLALAASRDNAAAARSVGVRTARIRHLLWIAVAFATGMVGAVVYLQKARISPDAAFSVTDWTAYVIFIVVIGGVRTIEGPMVGVLLLWGLVTYLAQYGSLYLVVLGTLAILIMLFMPRGVWGAAARRWQVQLFPTQRWLGRSR from the coding sequence ATGAGCGTCGAGAGCATCGATATCCCGGCAAGCCAAGAGGAGTGCGCGGTGGAAGCGCCGGTGTGGCAAGTTCGGGTCGGCACGCGCTTGTCGCGCGGTGCGGCCGTTGCCGGCATCGTGCTGGTCGTGGTGCTCGCCGCGCTGCCGGCGATCGCTTCGCGCAATTTGATCCAGGATCTGATCTTCGTCCTCACCATGCTGACGCTGGCGCAGCTCTGGAACGTGTTGGCCGGCTGGGGCGGACTGGTGTCGGTCGGGCAGCAGGCGTTCGTCGGGCTCGGCGCCTATGCGCTGTTCGCCGGCATCGTGATGGCCGGGCTCGATCCCGTTGCGGCGATCCCGCTGGCCGGGCTGTTCGCGGCGCTGATCGCGGCGGTGCTCGGCCCGTTGCTGTTCCGGCTGGAGGGGCCGTATTTCGCGATCGGTAGCTGGGTTGCCGCCGAAGCGCTGCGGCTGATCTGCGCCCAGTTCAAGTCGCTCGGCGGCGGCACCGGGATGTCGATCTCGCCGGGCGAGCTGTCGCAGATGGTCGGGCTGAAGCCGGTGCAGGCGCTGCTCGGCCTGCGTCCGGCGGCCGCGCGCGACGTGCTGGTCTACTGGCTGGCGCTGCTGCTCGCCGTGCTGGTCACGCTCGGCATCTACGCCTTCATCCGCTCGCGCCATGGCCTCGCGCTCGCCGCAAGCCGGGACAATGCGGCGGCGGCGCGCAGCGTCGGCGTGCGCACCGCGCGGATTCGCCATCTGCTGTGGATCGCAGTCGCCTTCGCCACCGGCATGGTCGGCGCGGTGGTCTATCTGCAGAAGGCGCGCATCTCGCCGGACGCGGCCTTCAGCGTCACCGACTGGACTGCCTATGTGATCTTCATCGTCGTGATCGGCGGCGTGCGCACCATCGAAGGCCCGATGGTCGGCGTGCTCCTGTTGTGGGGGCTCGTCACTTATCTCGCCCAGTATGGCAGCCTCTATCTGGTCGTGCTCGGCACGCTCGCCATCCTGATCATGCTGTTCATGCCGAGGGGCGTATGGGGCGCGGCGGCGCGGCGCTGGCAGGTGCAGCTGTTTCCGACACAGCGCTGGCTCGGCCGCAGTCGGTAG
- a CDS encoding nuclear transport factor 2 family protein has protein sequence MKTLLRPRTAVAALLLALASSTAMAATSDAQQEANRKAVLAFYEKGLNQRDADAALAYVGNRYVQHNPGAADGAEGFRKFIAFLREKFPNSHSEIKRSFVDGDYVILHVHAVREPGTRGNAIVDIFKLEDGKIVEHWDVVQPVPENPANNNTMF, from the coding sequence ATGAAGACCCTTCTCCGGCCGCGGACAGCCGTCGCCGCGCTCCTCCTCGCGCTCGCGTCTTCCACCGCGATGGCCGCCACCAGCGACGCGCAGCAGGAAGCCAACCGCAAGGCGGTGCTGGCCTTCTACGAGAAGGGGCTGAACCAGAGGGACGCCGACGCGGCGCTCGCCTATGTCGGCAACCGCTATGTGCAGCACAATCCCGGCGCGGCCGACGGTGCGGAAGGCTTCCGCAAGTTCATCGCCTTCCTGCGCGAGAAGTTTCCGAACTCGCACAGCGAGATCAAGCGCTCCTTCGTCGACGGCGACTACGTGATCCTGCACGTCCACGCCGTGCGCGAGCCCGGCACCCGCGGCAATGCGATCGTCGACATCTTCAAGCTCGAGGATGGCAAGATCGTCGAGCATTGGGACGTGGTGCAGCCCGTTCCGGAGAATCCGGCGAACAACAACACGATGTTCTGA
- a CDS encoding alpha/beta hydrolase — protein MTTLAHQLPQLTRANGIDICYEIFGDANAEPLLLIMGLGAQMIHWDDEFCRQLAARGFRVIRFDNRDIGKSSRMSGGKRLTALELLKLRFLKIPVAAPYRLADMARDTIGLMDALGIRTAHLVGASMGGMIAQEVAITFPERVRSLTSIMSTTGNPKIPGPTREATAVLMAPPPKSKEEYFVRFGQTWKVLRNGSFPEDEALDPERARRTFERGLNPEGVGRQLRAILASGSRKERLRSVKAPTLVIHGTVDPLVHPEGGKDTAVSIPGAKLLMVEGMGHALPIPMWPQIIDAIDKHAHGAAVKAA, from the coding sequence GTGACCACGCTCGCCCATCAGTTGCCGCAACTAACCCGCGCCAACGGCATCGACATCTGCTACGAGATTTTTGGCGATGCGAATGCGGAGCCGCTGCTTCTGATCATGGGCCTCGGCGCCCAGATGATCCATTGGGACGACGAATTCTGTCGCCAGCTTGCTGCGCGCGGTTTTCGCGTGATCCGGTTCGACAACAGGGATATCGGCAAGTCCTCCCGCATGAGCGGCGGCAAGCGGCTGACCGCCCTCGAGCTGCTCAAGCTGCGCTTCCTGAAGATTCCGGTCGCAGCGCCCTACCGGCTGGCCGACATGGCGCGGGACACGATCGGATTGATGGATGCGCTCGGCATCCGCACCGCGCACCTGGTCGGCGCCTCGATGGGCGGCATGATCGCGCAGGAGGTTGCGATCACCTTCCCCGAGCGGGTGCGCTCACTGACCTCGATCATGTCGACCACAGGCAATCCGAAGATTCCGGGGCCGACCCGCGAGGCGACCGCAGTGCTGATGGCGCCGCCGCCGAAGAGCAAGGAGGAGTACTTCGTGCGTTTCGGCCAGACATGGAAGGTGCTGCGCAACGGCTCGTTCCCTGAAGATGAGGCGCTTGACCCCGAACGCGCGCGGCGCACCTTTGAGCGCGGTCTCAATCCGGAGGGCGTCGGCCGCCAGCTCCGCGCCATCCTCGCCTCGGGCAGCCGCAAGGAGCGGCTGCGCAGCGTCAAGGCGCCGACGCTGGTGATCCACGGCACCGTCGATCCGCTGGTGCATCCCGAAGGTGGCAAGGACACCGCAGTCTCGATCCCCGGCGCAAAGCTCCTGATGGTCGAGGGCATGGGCCATGCGCTGCCGATCCCGATGTGGCCGCAGATCATCGACGCCATCGACAAGCACGCGCATGGGGCGGCGGTGAAGGCGGCGTGA
- a CDS encoding alpha/beta fold hydrolase, with product MNAPTGFDFASISERVQSEVQRAIQRSIKGVEYFSSSGPELGSTPKDVLYSRGTMNLYHYRPQVDEIYRVPVLIVMATTNRGYILDLVPGQSFIEFLLKRGFDVYMLDWTAPKPEEKSLRMEDYVLDFIPESVRRVQQDSGEKEVSVIGYCFGGVLSLLYGSIFNDGPMKNLICFTTPIDFREMKLFSNFADRRYFDVDRLIDSTGNMPPELILQSFDMLRPAARVVGQIQLWDNIWNDEFVKSYRMFDRWATDTLPLAGEYFRAITKDLMWDNKLYNDTMTVGGRAAKLADIKVPILHAVAEHDHIVPYDAAKHLIPKIGSEDKEEVMLKGGHVSLVAGANAIKRLWPKLDSWLSKRST from the coding sequence ATGAATGCTCCCACCGGGTTTGATTTCGCCTCGATCTCCGAGCGAGTCCAGTCCGAGGTGCAGCGTGCGATCCAGCGCAGCATCAAGGGCGTCGAGTATTTCTCGAGCTCCGGCCCCGAGCTCGGCTCGACGCCGAAGGACGTGCTGTATTCGCGCGGCACCATGAACCTCTATCACTACCGGCCGCAGGTCGACGAAATCTATCGCGTGCCGGTCCTGATCGTGATGGCGACCACCAACCGCGGCTACATCCTCGACCTGGTGCCGGGGCAGAGCTTCATCGAGTTCCTGCTCAAGCGCGGCTTCGACGTCTACATGCTGGACTGGACCGCGCCGAAGCCCGAGGAGAAATCGCTGCGCATGGAGGACTACGTCCTCGACTTCATTCCGGAATCGGTCCGCCGCGTGCAGCAGGATTCCGGCGAAAAGGAAGTCTCCGTGATCGGCTATTGTTTCGGCGGCGTATTGTCGCTGCTCTATGGCTCGATCTTCAACGACGGGCCGATGAAGAATTTGATCTGCTTCACCACGCCGATCGATTTCCGCGAGATGAAGCTGTTCTCGAATTTCGCCGACCGGCGCTATTTCGACGTCGACCGCCTGATCGACAGCACCGGCAACATGCCGCCCGAACTGATCCTGCAATCGTTCGACATGTTGCGGCCGGCCGCGCGCGTGGTCGGCCAGATTCAGCTCTGGGACAACATCTGGAACGACGAGTTCGTCAAGTCGTACCGGATGTTCGACCGCTGGGCGACCGACACGCTGCCGCTGGCGGGCGAATATTTCCGCGCCATCACCAAGGACCTGATGTGGGACAACAAGCTCTACAACGACACCATGACGGTCGGCGGCCGCGCGGCGAAACTCGCCGACATCAAGGTGCCGATCCTGCACGCGGTCGCCGAGCACGACCACATCGTGCCGTATGATGCGGCAAAGCACCTGATCCCCAAGATCGGCTCCGAGGACAAGGAGGAGGTGATGCTGAAAGGCGGTCACGTCTCGCTGGTCGCCGGCGCCAATGCAATCAAGCGGCTGTGGCCGAAACTGGACTCCTGGTTGAGCAAAAGATCGACCTAA
- a CDS encoding GNAT family N-acetyltransferase yields MTEQRSYPRHVKTEAGDIEFRLMKRADEAAVLAFAQNLPTHDLLFLPRNISQPKVLSAWINEIERGDITSLLAVKDGKVVGCGTLVRDPHSWSPHVGEIRMVVSLDVRGQGVGRALSQETFAIALGAGLEKFSVQMTVDQRAAIALFESLGFKAEALLRDHVRDVEGKTHDIVVLGHNVAQVRAQMEAYGVSEAVGGI; encoded by the coding sequence ATGACCGAACAACGTTCCTATCCGCGCCACGTCAAGACCGAGGCCGGCGACATCGAGTTCCGGCTGATGAAGCGGGCCGACGAGGCCGCGGTGCTGGCCTTCGCGCAGAACCTGCCGACGCATGATCTGCTGTTCCTGCCGCGCAACATCAGCCAGCCGAAGGTGCTGTCGGCCTGGATCAACGAGATCGAGCGCGGCGACATCACGAGCCTGCTAGCGGTCAAGGACGGCAAGGTGGTCGGCTGCGGCACCCTGGTGCGCGATCCGCATTCCTGGTCGCCGCATGTCGGCGAGATCCGGATGGTGGTGTCGCTCGACGTGCGCGGGCAGGGCGTCGGCCGGGCACTGTCGCAGGAGACCTTCGCCATCGCGCTGGGCGCCGGGCTGGAGAAGTTCTCGGTGCAGATGACAGTCGACCAGCGGGCGGCAATCGCGCTGTTCGAAAGCCTCGGCTTCAAGGCGGAGGCCCTGCTGCGCGACCATGTCCGCGACGTCGAGGGCAAGACCCACGACATCGTCGTGCTCGGGCACAATGTGGCGCAGGTCCGGGCGCAGATGGAGGCATATGGGGTATCTGAAGCGGTTGGTGGTATTTAG
- a CDS encoding phasin, whose amino-acid sequence MTTETNSVLNSVKEAFAPVTEAFTKLQNMEVPEAAREFVKKQAEAAKTRAADAYAGSEKVTNVIETAVAGSVTEAAKISRNIQQALYQDAEAFFAGIDKLASAKSLSEAAQIQSDMVRARGELFVSRAKATTEYLGKLVTDGAKTAQDNFAKVYSKTA is encoded by the coding sequence ATGACCACCGAAACCAATTCCGTGCTGAACAGCGTCAAGGAAGCCTTCGCGCCCGTCACCGAGGCGTTCACCAAGCTCCAGAACATGGAAGTTCCGGAAGCCGCCCGTGAGTTCGTGAAGAAGCAGGCCGAGGCCGCCAAGACCCGCGCCGCCGATGCGTATGCCGGCTCCGAGAAGGTGACCAACGTGATCGAGACCGCCGTTGCCGGTTCGGTGACCGAAGCCGCCAAGATCAGCCGCAACATCCAGCAGGCGCTCTACCAGGACGCCGAGGCGTTCTTCGCCGGCATCGACAAGCTCGCTTCCGCCAAGTCGCTGAGCGAAGCCGCCCAGATCCAGTCGGACATGGTCCGTGCGCGTGGCGAACTGTTCGTTTCGCGGGCGAAGGCCACCACCGAGTATCTCGGCAAGCTCGTCACCGACGGTGCGAAGACCGCGCAGGACAACTTCGCCAAGGTCTACAGCAAGACCGCCTGA
- a CDS encoding DUF445 family protein translates to MTLPAALIATPVDAERAAELRRVKWLATGVLAATLVIFIASKALLAVHPAFGFIAAFAEAATIGGLADWYAVVALFKRPLGLPIPHTAIIQSNQERIAEKLGEFIENNFLESGPVEAKLREIDFGSFIADWLRDRKRSEDLARFVLRMLPEAFAATESSGLMQFISRRVTTQVLSIDLAPLAAGALRGFVQEGKHGGLLDDILRVLHQTLTQQETMAVIRDKVRAEMPTLLRLYRADKFVVNRIIASATKFFEEVRNDPQHPFRGEFDRMLLSFVDRLGSDKAFADRIDGLKRDLMARPELANLGRTIWANVKDFIERSASGESQVLQHQLARMFVEAGDALDGDAELRAEINQGLVAILRSVVAEQKSGVSTFIADQMKSWDMEQLISLIEVNVGKDLQYIRFNGSLIGGLAGLALYTLEYVLRLL, encoded by the coding sequence ATGACCCTTCCCGCCGCCCTCATCGCAACGCCCGTCGACGCCGAACGCGCGGCCGAGCTGCGGCGCGTAAAGTGGCTGGCAACCGGCGTGCTGGCGGCCACCCTCGTCATCTTCATCGCCTCGAAGGCGCTGCTTGCGGTGCATCCCGCCTTCGGCTTCATCGCGGCCTTTGCCGAGGCCGCGACCATCGGCGGGCTGGCCGACTGGTATGCCGTCGTCGCCCTGTTCAAGCGGCCGCTGGGGCTGCCGATCCCGCACACCGCGATCATCCAGAGCAATCAGGAGCGCATCGCCGAGAAGCTCGGCGAATTCATCGAGAACAATTTCCTGGAATCCGGGCCCGTCGAGGCCAAGCTGCGCGAGATCGATTTCGGCAGCTTCATCGCCGACTGGCTGCGCGACCGCAAACGTTCGGAAGATCTCGCCCGCTTCGTGCTGCGGATGCTGCCCGAAGCGTTTGCGGCGACCGAGAGTTCGGGCCTCATGCAGTTCATCAGCCGCCGCGTCACGACCCAGGTGCTTTCGATCGACCTCGCGCCGCTTGCGGCCGGCGCGCTGCGCGGCTTCGTGCAGGAGGGCAAGCATGGCGGCCTGCTTGACGACATCCTGCGCGTGCTGCACCAGACGCTGACGCAGCAGGAGACCATGGCCGTGATCCGCGACAAGGTCCGCGCGGAGATGCCGACGCTCTTGAGGCTCTATCGTGCCGACAAGTTCGTGGTGAACCGGATCATCGCCTCGGCCACGAAATTCTTCGAGGAAGTGCGCAACGATCCGCAACATCCGTTCCGCGGCGAGTTCGACCGCATGCTGCTGTCGTTCGTCGATCGGCTCGGCAGCGACAAGGCATTCGCCGATCGCATCGACGGTCTCAAGCGCGATCTGATGGCGCGGCCGGAGCTCGCCAATCTCGGGCGCACCATCTGGGCCAACGTCAAGGATTTCATCGAGCGCAGCGCCTCGGGTGAATCGCAGGTGCTGCAGCATCAGCTGGCACGGATGTTCGTCGAGGCCGGCGACGCGCTCGACGGCGACGCCGAGCTGCGCGCCGAAATCAATCAGGGCCTGGTCGCGATCCTGCGCTCGGTCGTTGCCGAGCAGAAGAGCGGCGTCTCGACGTTCATCGCCGACCAGATGAAGAGCTGGGACATGGAGCAATTGATCTCGCTCATCGAGGTCAATGTCGGCAAGGACCTGCAATACATCCGCTTCAACGGCTCGTTGATCGGCGGGCTTGCTGGGTTGGCACTTTACACGCTGGAATATGTGCTGCGGCTGCTGTGA
- a CDS encoding alpha/beta hydrolase — protein sequence MSVAAQTLRPPSRTLMFLEGRAIHELGAFLGALPLLSLAPRGDGHPVLVLPGLIASDMSTRPLRDFLKSKGYAVSGWRQGRNLGLRAGVQDGMVDLLQEMNETSGRKVSVVGWSLGGLYARQLAKMMPERVRQVITLGSPFAAGPKATNAWRVYEMASGRRADEEDQRFGGSLASAPPVPTTAIFSRTDGVCAWQGCREQASSMTDSIEVESSHCGMGHHPAAVYAVADRLAQKDGEWAPFDRSGWRSFVYPDPNR from the coding sequence ATGTCCGTTGCTGCGCAGACGCTACGCCCGCCGTCCAGGACACTGATGTTTCTGGAAGGCCGCGCCATTCACGAGCTCGGTGCCTTTCTTGGTGCATTGCCGCTGCTGAGCCTCGCGCCGCGCGGCGATGGGCATCCGGTGCTGGTGCTGCCCGGGCTGATTGCCTCCGACATGTCGACGCGCCCGCTGCGCGACTTCCTCAAGAGCAAGGGCTACGCCGTCAGCGGCTGGCGTCAGGGCCGCAACCTCGGGCTTCGCGCCGGCGTGCAGGACGGGATGGTCGATCTGCTGCAGGAGATGAATGAGACCAGCGGCCGCAAGGTCTCGGTGGTCGGCTGGAGCCTTGGCGGCCTCTATGCGCGCCAGCTCGCGAAGATGATGCCGGAGCGCGTGCGCCAGGTGATCACCCTCGGCAGCCCGTTCGCCGCAGGCCCGAAGGCGACCAACGCCTGGCGCGTCTACGAGATGGCCAGCGGTCGCCGTGCCGACGAAGAGGACCAGCGTTTCGGCGGCTCGCTTGCCAGTGCGCCGCCGGTGCCGACCACCGCGATCTTCAGCCGCACCGACGGCGTCTGCGCCTGGCAGGGTTGCCGCGAGCAGGCCTCGTCGATGACCGACAGCATCGAGGTCGAGAGCAGCCATTGCGGCATGGGCCATCATCCAGCCGCGGTTTACGCGGTCGCCGATCGTCTCGCGCAGAAGGACGGCGAGTGGGCGCCGTTCGATCGCAGCGGCTGGCGCAGCTTCGTCTATCCGGATCCCAACCGCTGA
- the paaX gene encoding phenylacetic acid degradation operon negative regulatory protein PaaX, translating to MPQPLARIVDQLKREPSRTGSIIITVFGDSIVPRGGSVWLGTLLEFFKSLDIDGNVVRTAMSRLAADGWLERSKVGRNSFYRLNAKGRQTFDTATRHIYDPPPSDWTGRFELLLIGNAEDRDAAREALKNAGFGSPLPGVWVAPSGAPIPDEASRAIRLEVSAEDDSGRRLLSESWPLDRTADAYLKFMKTFEPLHGWITRGEKLTDGDAFTARILLIHHYRRVVLRDPLLPYQLLPKDWPGRAARKLCGEIYRGLLPPSEQWLDDHATNEDGQLPKPNGAVARRFEGT from the coding sequence ATGCCACAGCCGCTTGCCCGCATCGTCGATCAGCTGAAGCGCGAGCCGTCACGCACCGGCTCGATCATCATCACCGTGTTCGGCGATTCCATCGTGCCGCGCGGCGGCTCGGTGTGGCTCGGTACGCTGCTCGAATTCTTCAAGTCGCTCGACATCGACGGCAATGTGGTGCGCACCGCGATGTCGCGGCTCGCCGCCGACGGCTGGCTCGAGCGCAGCAAGGTCGGCCGCAACAGCTTTTATCGCTTGAATGCGAAGGGCCGGCAGACCTTCGACACCGCGACCCGGCACATCTACGATCCGCCGCCGTCGGACTGGACCGGCCGCTTCGAGCTGCTGTTGATCGGCAATGCCGAGGATCGCGACGCCGCGCGCGAGGCGTTGAAGAATGCCGGCTTCGGCAGCCCGCTACCCGGCGTATGGGTTGCGCCATCGGGCGCGCCGATCCCCGATGAAGCGTCGCGCGCGATCCGTCTCGAAGTGTCGGCGGAAGACGACAGCGGGCGCAGGCTGCTCAGCGAGAGCTGGCCGCTCGATCGCACCGCAGACGCCTATCTGAAGTTCATGAAGACGTTCGAGCCGCTGCACGGCTGGATCACCAGGGGCGAGAAGCTGACCGATGGCGACGCCTTCACCGCGCGCATCCTGCTGATCCATCATTATCGCCGGGTCGTGCTGCGCGATCCGCTGCTGCCGTATCAGCTATTGCCGAAGGACTGGCCGGGCAGGGCAGCCCGCAAGCTCTGCGGCGAGATCTATCGCGGGCTGCTTCCGCCGTCGGAACAATGGCTTGACGATCATGCAACCAATGAGGACGGGCAGCTGCCGAAGCCCAACGGGGCCGTGGCACGCCGTTTCGAGGGCACCTGA
- the paaA gene encoding 1,2-phenylacetyl-CoA epoxidase subunit PaaA has protein sequence MYTQALNSSDGDDRGVEDVARASQFQARIDADERIEPNDWMPAAYRKTLTRQISQHAHSEIVGMLPEGNWITRAPSLRRKAALLAKVQDECGHGLYLYAAAETLGTSREELVDGMLSGKAKYSSIFNYPTLTWADIGTIGWLVDGAAIMNQIPLCRCSYGPYARAMIRVCKEESFHQRQGFEIMVTLCRGTAEQKAMAQNALDRWWWPVLMMFGPPDRVSQHSDTSTKWKIKRFSNDELRQKFIDATVPQAEFLGLTIPDPGMKQNENGNWEHSPIDWDEFKQVLAGNGPCNRDRLAARRKAHDEGAWVREAAMAYAEKRKSRQLAQAAE, from the coding sequence ATGTACACGCAGGCGCTCAATTCATCCGACGGCGACGATCGCGGCGTCGAGGATGTCGCCCGCGCCAGTCAGTTCCAGGCCCGCATCGATGCCGACGAGCGTATCGAGCCGAACGACTGGATGCCCGCGGCCTACCGCAAGACGCTGACCCGGCAGATTTCCCAGCACGCCCATTCCGAAATCGTCGGCATGCTGCCCGAAGGCAACTGGATCACCCGTGCGCCGTCGCTGCGCCGCAAGGCCGCGCTGCTCGCCAAGGTGCAGGATGAATGCGGCCACGGGCTCTATCTCTACGCCGCAGCCGAGACGCTCGGCACCTCGCGCGAAGAACTGGTCGACGGCATGCTCTCGGGCAAGGCGAAATATTCCTCGATCTTCAATTACCCGACCCTGACCTGGGCCGATATCGGCACCATCGGCTGGCTGGTCGACGGCGCCGCGATCATGAACCAGATCCCGCTGTGCCGCTGCTCCTACGGCCCCTATGCGCGCGCAATGATCCGCGTCTGCAAGGAAGAGTCGTTCCACCAGCGCCAGGGCTTCGAGATCATGGTGACGCTGTGCCGCGGCACTGCGGAGCAGAAGGCGATGGCGCAGAACGCGCTCGATCGCTGGTGGTGGCCGGTGCTGATGATGTTCGGCCCGCCGGACCGGGTCAGCCAGCACAGCGACACCTCGACCAAGTGGAAGATCAAGCGCTTCTCCAACGACGAGCTGCGCCAGAAATTCATCGACGCCACCGTGCCGCAGGCCGAATTCCTCGGGCTGACGATTCCCGATCCCGGCATGAAGCAGAACGAGAACGGCAATTGGGAACACAGCCCGATCGACTGGGACGAGTTCAAGCAGGTGCTGGCCGGCAACGGCCCCTGCAACCGCGATCGTCTCGCCGCGCGCCGCAAGGCGCATGACGAAGGCGCCTGGGTGCGCGAGGCCGCGATGGCCTATGCCGAGAAGCGCAAGAGCCGCCAGCTCGCGCAAGCCGCAGAATAA
- the paaB gene encoding 1,2-phenylacetyl-CoA epoxidase subunit PaaB: MATPNVPLWEVFIRSRNGLAHKHVGSLHAADSTLALQAARDIYTRRGEGLSIWVVPSNAITASDPAEKGMMFEPAESKIYRHPTFYDVPDEVGHM; this comes from the coding sequence ATGGCCACGCCGAACGTTCCGCTCTGGGAAGTCTTCATCCGCAGCCGCAACGGCCTTGCGCACAAGCATGTCGGCTCGCTGCACGCGGCGGACTCGACGCTGGCGCTGCAAGCCGCGCGCGACATCTACACCCGCCGCGGCGAGGGGCTGTCGATCTGGGTGGTGCCCTCGAATGCGATTACCGCGTCCGATCCGGCCGAGAAGGGCATGATGTTCGAGCCGGCGGAGTCCAAGATCTACCGTCACCCGACCTTCTACGACGTGCCCGACGAAGTCGGGCATATGTGA
- the paaC gene encoding 1,2-phenylacetyl-CoA epoxidase subunit PaaC produces the protein MATANIEVSETPLVLYALRRADDALVLGHRLSEWCGHAPALEEDMALANMGLDLLGQARELYTYAAKVEGRGNDEDKFAYLRDVRQYRNLLLVEQPNGDFARTMVRQFFYAAFADLYWRAMMASSDPTLAAIAAKSEKESAYHLRHSSEWIVRLGDGTEESHRRAQDAIDDLWAYTGEMFAVDDSERGLIDAGIAIDPATLEPRWLKTVTGIVNEATLSLPSGNWMQQGGRTGSHSEHLGHLLSELQSMQRTFPGATW, from the coding sequence ATGGCAACCGCCAACATCGAAGTCTCCGAAACGCCGCTGGTGCTCTACGCGCTGCGCCGCGCCGACGATGCGCTGGTCCTCGGCCATCGGCTGTCCGAATGGTGCGGCCATGCGCCCGCGCTGGAAGAGGACATGGCGCTCGCCAATATGGGTCTCGACCTGCTCGGCCAGGCCCGCGAGCTCTACACCTACGCGGCCAAGGTCGAAGGCAGGGGCAACGACGAAGACAAGTTCGCCTATCTGCGCGACGTCAGGCAGTACCGCAATCTGCTGCTGGTCGAGCAGCCGAACGGCGACTTTGCCCGCACCATGGTGCGGCAGTTCTTCTACGCGGCGTTCGCCGATCTCTATTGGCGCGCGATGATGGCCTCGTCCGATCCGACGCTGGCCGCGATCGCGGCGAAGTCGGAGAAGGAGAGCGCCTATCATTTGCGGCATTCGTCGGAATGGATCGTTCGCCTCGGCGACGGTACCGAGGAAAGCCATCGCCGCGCGCAGGATGCCATCGACGATCTCTGGGCCTATACCGGCGAGATGTTCGCGGTCGACGACAGCGAGCGCGGCCTGATCGATGCCGGCATCGCGATTGATCCGGCGACGCTGGAGCCGCGCTGGCTGAAGACCGTCACCGGCATCGTCAATGAGGCGACGCTGTCGCTGCCATCGGGCAACTGGATGCAGCAGGGCGGCCGCACCGGCAGCCACAGCGAGCATCTCGGCCATCTCCTCAGCGAGCTGCAATCGATGCAGCGGACCTTTCCGGGGGCAACATGGTGA